One genomic segment of Methanobacterium spitsbergense includes these proteins:
- a CDS encoding pyridoxamine 5'-phosphate oxidase family protein has translation MHVHKVPLMNKKEYDELIAECYVSRIGFKGEYPYIAPFIYAFDGKFIYFLSTKYGKKIKRFQKNPKVAVEIEKYEDNLSEYRFVTLQGSIKQIEDYNEKLRVRKLFVNLIHDKSLSKNVLAALGHSPNDEVESIIKEERSFVWKLVDVENIIGIKTS, from the coding sequence ATTGATAGCAGAATGTTATGTAAGTAGAATAGGTTTTAAAGGAGAATATCCATATATAGCCCCATTTATATATGCTTTTGATGGTAAATTCATATATTTCTTATCAACTAAGTATGGGAAGAAAATTAAAAGGTTTCAAAAAAACCCTAAAGTTGCTGTTGAGATAGAGAAATACGAAGATAACCTTTCAGAGTACAGATTTGTAACGTTACAAGGTAGTATAAAACAAATAGAAGATTATAATGAGAAATTAAGAGTAAGAAAACTTTTTGTAAATCTTATACATGATAAATCTCTTTCAAAAAATGTTCTCGCAGCTTTAGGACACTCGCCTAATGATGAAGTGGAATCCATAATTAAAGAAGAAAGATCCTTTGTTTGGAAGTTGGTAGATGTTGAAAATATAATCGGAATAAAAACTTCATGA
- the aksF gene encoding homoisocitrate dehydrogenase: MYKITLIPGDGVGPEVIQALLYILEAVDLKLDYTMACAGNACFQDTGSTIPDETILKAKRSDATLFGAVTTVPGQKSAIITLRKELDLYANIRPVKSYLGTNCLYNDLDLVIVRENTEGLYSGIEEYTSDGATALRVITNDASEKICKFAFEYAEKNDRKKVTAIHKANVLKKTDGIFKDAFYRISNDFPKIHSEDKYVDAAAMFLITKPDNFDVIVTTNLFGDILSDEGAGLVGGLGMVPSANIGDNNALFEPVHGSAPDITGLRISNPSAMILSAVMMMDHLGETSEARKLENALLDVLNERKFLTPDLGGSSKTMEMAEEIRSKLI; the protein is encoded by the coding sequence ATGTACAAAATAACTTTGATTCCAGGAGATGGTGTGGGGCCAGAAGTTATCCAAGCCCTTTTATACATACTTGAAGCAGTTGATCTTAAACTAGATTATACTATGGCTTGTGCTGGAAATGCATGTTTCCAAGATACAGGAAGCACTATTCCTGATGAAACCATATTAAAAGCAAAAAGATCTGATGCAACACTTTTCGGAGCGGTTACAACTGTTCCAGGGCAGAAAAGTGCAATAATTACTTTGAGAAAGGAATTAGATCTATATGCTAATATCCGGCCTGTAAAATCATATCTCGGCACGAACTGTTTGTACAATGACCTTGATCTGGTAATAGTAAGAGAGAACACAGAAGGACTCTACTCAGGCATAGAAGAATACACATCTGATGGCGCAACAGCATTAAGAGTCATTACGAATGATGCATCTGAGAAAATATGCAAATTTGCATTTGAATATGCCGAGAAAAATGATCGAAAAAAAGTAACTGCAATTCACAAGGCCAATGTTTTGAAGAAAACTGATGGAATTTTTAAGGACGCATTTTATAGAATTTCAAACGATTTCCCTAAGATTCATTCAGAAGATAAATACGTTGATGCTGCTGCTATGTTCCTAATAACTAAGCCGGATAATTTTGATGTGATAGTCACAACCAATCTTTTTGGTGACATTCTCTCTGATGAAGGCGCCGGATTAGTAGGTGGCTTGGGAATGGTTCCATCTGCAAATATTGGGGATAATAATGCATTATTTGAACCTGTTCATGGTTCTGCACCGGATATAACAGGTCTTAGAATTTCAAATCCATCCGCCATGATATTATCAGCTGTGATGATGATGGATCACCTTGGAGAAACTTCAGAAGCTCGAAAACTCGAGAATGCTCTTTTGGATGTGTTAAATGAAAGAAAATTTTTAACACCAGATCTGGGAGGATCGTCAAAAACCATGGAAATGGCAGAAGAAATAAGATCTAAACTTATATGA
- the fbp gene encoding fructose-1,6-bisphosphate aldolase/phosphatase: MKTTISVIKADVGSIAGHAKTHVALLNKCDEILAKAKEEELLVDYHITNCGDDIDLIMTHRNGTENEEVHGLAWNAFIEATKVAKSLKLYGAGQDLLSDTFSGNIKGMGPGCAEMEFKERPSDPVIVFCCDKTEPGAFNMPIFKMFADPFNTAGLVIDPSLHGGYDFEIFDVIEHKKVTMSCPDEMYDALALLGSTGRYVIKHVTRRSDNEIAASISTERLNLMAGQYIGKDDPVAIVRSQSGFPAAGEVVEPFAFPHLVSGWMRGSHNGPLMPVAQRNATPVRFDGPPRVIALGFQINNSELVGPLDMFDDPAFDRSRALASEVAEYMRRHGPFEPHRLPADEMEYTSLPGVLKMLEGRMKDMD, translated from the coding sequence ATGAAAACTACTATTAGTGTAATTAAAGCGGATGTCGGCAGTATAGCTGGACATGCAAAGACTCACGTAGCTTTGCTTAATAAATGTGATGAAATACTTGCAAAGGCAAAGGAAGAAGAACTTCTGGTGGATTATCATATCACCAACTGTGGTGATGACATTGACCTGATAATGACCCACAGAAATGGAACGGAAAATGAAGAAGTTCATGGATTAGCATGGAATGCATTTATAGAAGCCACAAAAGTTGCAAAAAGCCTTAAACTTTACGGTGCAGGCCAAGATCTACTTTCAGACACCTTTTCTGGCAATATTAAAGGAATGGGTCCTGGGTGTGCCGAGATGGAATTCAAAGAAAGACCATCTGATCCAGTAATTGTTTTCTGTTGCGACAAAACAGAACCAGGCGCATTTAACATGCCCATATTTAAAATGTTTGCAGATCCATTTAACACAGCTGGACTTGTTATAGATCCTTCTCTCCACGGAGGATATGATTTTGAGATATTTGATGTTATTGAGCATAAAAAAGTTACAATGTCTTGTCCCGATGAAATGTATGATGCACTTGCATTACTCGGCTCAACTGGAAGATATGTAATAAAACATGTCACTAGAAGGAGCGATAACGAAATAGCAGCTTCAATAAGTACAGAAAGATTAAATCTTATGGCTGGCCAATATATTGGTAAAGATGACCCAGTTGCTATAGTAAGATCACAATCAGGATTCCCAGCAGCCGGTGAAGTAGTTGAGCCATTTGCATTCCCCCACCTTGTAAGTGGATGGATGAGAGGTTCACATAATGGCCCATTAATGCCTGTAGCTCAGAGAAATGCTACACCTGTAAGATTTGACGGACCTCCACGGGTAATTGCACTTGGATTCCAGATTAACAACTCAGAATTAGTAGGACCATTAGATATGTTTGACGACCCAGCATTTGACAGATCAAGAGCACTTGCATCAGAGGTAGCAGAATACATGAGAAGACATGGGCCATTCGAACCCCACAGATTACCAGCAGATGAAATGGAATATACAAGTCTTCCTGGCGTTTTAAAAATGTTAGAAGGTAGAATGAAAGATATGGATTAG
- a CDS encoding DUF434 domain-containing protein, whose amino-acid sequence MPSKDIEKSLKDASYDLKFLLNRGYRKKVALNFVANKYLLDKNARNYLARKVFSTLTSFNRIIKIVNISSINNKAIFIDGYNVLITVESICNHEYSSIIICDDGVLRDTNAIFGRYKINSHTEIALINIINLLKLYRPKCVYFLYDSPVSKSGELAKLTNSLLKKNKIQGNAVTNKNVDYELVKLVKHHDGIVATSDGVVMDKVENILDIPREIFKKLLK is encoded by the coding sequence ATGCCATCTAAAGACATTGAAAAAAGTTTGAAAGATGCATCATACGATTTAAAGTTCCTTTTAAATAGGGGTTATAGGAAAAAAGTTGCATTGAATTTCGTTGCAAATAAATATCTTTTAGACAAAAATGCACGAAATTATCTGGCTAGGAAGGTTTTTTCAACTTTAACATCCTTTAATCGAATAATTAAAATAGTTAATATTAGCAGCATAAATAATAAAGCTATTTTTATAGATGGTTATAATGTTCTAATAACAGTTGAAAGTATCTGCAATCATGAATATAGTTCGATTATAATTTGTGATGATGGAGTTTTAAGGGACACAAATGCTATTTTTGGCAGATATAAAATCAATTCACACACTGAAATTGCTTTGATCAACATTATTAATTTATTAAAACTATATCGTCCCAAATGTGTTTATTTTTTGTATGACAGCCCTGTGAGTAAGAGTGGTGAACTTGCTAAACTAACAAATTCACTGTTAAAAAAGAATAAAATCCAAGGAAATGCGGTAACAAATAAAAATGTAGATTATGAACTTGTAAAACTAGTAAAACACCATGATGGCATAGTTGCAACAAGTGATGGGGTTGTAATGGATAAGGTAGAAAATATTCTGGATATACCCCGCGAGATATTCAAAAAACTGTTGAAATAA
- a CDS encoding TIGR00153 family protein, giving the protein MRNLFKRESKVEQYSKDHVEMVYECLNQLKMLMTYFYANDFDSVNEKVEEISKLEHDADDVRRKMEIEFFKGAFLPFDREDRIVLAEQVDSVADMTRETAYGICLSQINFPDDYKNDFSDLIDSVYDTVSALKKCIELLDEDLGEALTKAHEVEKLEDAVDKIERKILKKLYIEYKNGEINILTHIELKSTVLRLGNIADRAENASDRVPIIVAKRKG; this is encoded by the coding sequence ATGAGAAATCTATTCAAAAGGGAGTCTAAAGTTGAGCAATACTCAAAAGACCATGTAGAAATGGTATATGAATGTTTAAACCAGCTAAAAATGTTAATGACATATTTTTATGCTAATGACTTTGATTCTGTAAACGAGAAAGTTGAAGAAATTTCAAAGTTGGAACATGATGCAGATGATGTACGTAGAAAAATGGAAATAGAATTTTTCAAAGGGGCATTTTTACCATTTGATAGAGAAGATAGAATAGTTCTCGCAGAACAAGTTGACAGTGTCGCAGATATGACCCGGGAAACAGCATATGGAATATGTTTGAGCCAAATCAATTTCCCGGATGATTATAAAAATGATTTTTCAGATCTTATAGATTCAGTATATGACACAGTATCCGCCCTTAAAAAATGCATCGAACTATTAGATGAAGATCTTGGCGAAGCACTCACAAAGGCACACGAAGTTGAAAAATTGGAAGATGCCGTTGATAAAATAGAAAGAAAAATACTAAAAAAACTGTATATAGAGTATAAAAATGGTGAAATAAATATACTTACACATATTGAACTTAAAAGTACTGTTTTAAGGCTTGGAAACATAGCTGACCGTGCAGAAAATGCCTCTGACAGAGTACCTATCATAGTGGCCAAGAGAAAAGGTTAA
- a CDS encoding DUF357 domain-containing protein: MDAIERIEKDIVLFTKNIKEIESIKIDEDERKVVEMAINYRKDTDYYLEKKDYLTSFGCITYAHGLLDAIRLLNKLI; this comes from the coding sequence ATGGATGCGATTGAAAGAATTGAAAAAGATATTGTATTATTTACAAAAAATATAAAAGAAATAGAATCAATAAAAATTGATGAAGACGAGAGAAAAGTTGTGGAAATGGCCATAAATTACAGGAAAGACACAGACTACTACCTTGAAAAAAAGGATTATCTAACATCATTTGGATGTATAACCTATGCACATGGACTTCTAGATGCAATACGCCTTTTAAACAAACTTATATAA